A window of the Sabethes cyaneus chromosome 1, idSabCyanKW18_F2, whole genome shotgun sequence genome harbors these coding sequences:
- the LOC128745463 gene encoding uncharacterized protein LOC128745463: protein MAVQPLERQLRSRRSTLLASLGRAEAFDADFDVQRDQTQVTLRLQYLSGIWDNLEAVQAQLEDIEASPEGQAEHAAARADFESRLFAIKASLISKLPSVPASQSPQPSRSSSTLSGIKLPTISLPEFDGDYKQWLAFHDTFLALIHSNSEVPDIQKFHYLRAAVKGEAAKLIESIGISSANYALAWQTLEGRYSNDYLLKKRHLQALFDIPCMKKESATTLHGLLDEFERYVKILHQLGERTGSWGTILEYLLCTRLHDSTLREWENHASTVENPDYTCLIDFLQRRTRVLDSISVNHNHASNPASVTPANTSKRPFHSQYRLSSYSSTANSVGSKPTERCGVCGQPHMAIKCPKFNQLTFGERQQLVQSKRLCHNCLKTGHMVRNCLSNSSCHKCNRRHHTLLHSTQGDGSRRTIEATASSSTLPENSQPDELTAATASAQSSVPATENLASGSRFVGQRIAAKSHHRSNGSNSSLKKGSC, encoded by the coding sequence ATGGCGGTCCAACCACTAGAAAGGCAGCTGCGTTCCCGGAGATCTACGCTGCTAGCATCGCTGGGTCGGGCAGAGGCTTTTGATGCTGATTTCGACGTTCAACGAGACCAAACGCAGGTAACATTAAGGTTACAATACCTTTCCGGAATATGGGATAACTTAGAGGCCGTGCAGGCTCAATTAGAGGACATTGAAGCCAGTCCAGAGGGTCAAGCGGAGCATGCAGCGGCGCGTGCCGATTTTGAATCCCGTCTCTTCGCAATAAAAGCCAGTCTAATTTCGAAATTGCCTTCTGTTCCTGCTAGTCAGAGCCCTCAGCCCTCTCGGTCTTCCTCCACTCTCTCGGGTATCAAGTTGCCAACAATTTCTCTTCCGGAATTCGATGGTGATTATAAGCAGTGGCTTGCTTTTCACGACACTTTCCTAGCGTTGATACATTCCAACAGTGAAGTTCCGGATATTCAAAAGTTTCATTACCTGCGTGCCGCTGTAAAGGGAGAAGCTGCTAAATTGATCGAATCGATTGGAATTAGCTCTGCCAACTACGCTTTGGCCTGGCAGACATTAGAAGGGCGTTATTCCAACGATTATTTACTTAAAAAACGGCATCTGCAGGCACTCTTCGACATTCCGTGCATGAAAAAGGAGTCCGCTACAACGTTACATGGGTTACTAGACGAGTTCGAGCGGTACGTTAAAATTCTTCATCAACTGGGCGAGCGAACCGGTTCGTGGGGTACAATTTTGGAGTATCTTCTGTGTACCCGCCTGCATGACAGCACTCTTCGAGAATGGGAAAACCATGCCTCGACTGTAGAGAATCCTGATTACACTTGCTTAATCGATTTCCTCCAAAGAAGGACCAGAGTTTTGGATTCAATATCAGTGAATCATAACCACGCTTCCAATCCTGCTTCTGTTACGCCAGCTAACACATCAAAGCGACCCTTTCACTCGCAATATCGTCTGTCTTCCTACTCTTCTACAGCAAATTCAGTAGGATCCAAACCCACAGAAAGATGTGGTGTTTGCGGTCAACCGCACATGGCGATAAAATGCCCAAAGTTCAACCAGCTTACGTTTGGAGAACGTCAGCAACTCGTTCAATCCAAGCGACTTTGTCATAATTGTTTGAAAACTGGCCACATGGTTCGCAATTGTTTATCCAACTCCAGTTGTCATAAATGCAATCGTCGTCATCATACTCTACTGCATTCTACACAAGGTGACGGATCACGAAGGACCATCGAAGCAACTGCTTCAAGTTCTACTCTACCGGAGAATTCGCAACCTGACGAACTTACTGCAGCAACCGCGTCGGCCCAGTCTTCAGTTCCAGCTACCGAAAATCTGGCATCTGGCTCGCGCTTTGTTGGACAGCGCATCGCAGCCAAATCTCATCACAGATCGAATGGCTCAAATTCTTCGCTTAAGAAGGGATCGTGTTAA